One genomic window of Polyangium aurulentum includes the following:
- a CDS encoding serine/threonine-protein kinase: MNDLIGGRYRISRRLGQGGMGAVYEANDESTGQRVAVKVVTAEVARNEVLLGRFEREVRAARGLDTPHVVRFLDAGRDPISGLPFLVMEVLEGEDVARIFKRTGPMRPDLAMRIVAQACLGLEVAHAQRIVHRDIKPANLFLARGPGALDRTVKILDFGIAKLAPDASVAGEAGEITGLTRTGSMLGSPLYMSPEQARGHKNIDARADIWSLGVVLYAALAGRTPHQDNDALGDLIIAICTEPAPPVTQLAPWVPREVAALVHRALSLDPAGRFQSAGEMRAAIGALLPGGFAIREDMLVPLPEAERASRPHAIAAHTASTSPSAYTISDEPTARYSGPSLGISTDTPAALQMGPIPSSPPPGPHATTVPSQRSRGGAGLLAAVALVVAAGVGAATFLITGRSSPAPTTAPASNAIEAPPPEPAATAPAPTAAPAPTTAPAIATVPASASALAPGAPGPSAAPLPSGRVPGPMPRPANSPARPAGASDIYLGR; the protein is encoded by the coding sequence ATGAATGACCTCATCGGCGGCCGATACCGGATCTCGCGACGGCTCGGCCAGGGCGGCATGGGGGCCGTCTACGAGGCCAACGACGAGAGCACCGGGCAGCGCGTCGCGGTGAAGGTCGTGACCGCCGAGGTCGCGAGGAACGAGGTTTTGCTCGGGCGCTTCGAGCGCGAAGTGCGCGCGGCGCGCGGGCTCGACACGCCCCACGTGGTGCGCTTCCTCGACGCTGGCCGCGATCCGATTTCGGGGCTGCCCTTCCTCGTGATGGAGGTGCTCGAGGGCGAGGACGTCGCCCGCATCTTCAAGCGCACCGGGCCCATGCGGCCCGATCTCGCGATGCGCATCGTCGCCCAGGCTTGCCTCGGCCTCGAGGTGGCGCACGCGCAGCGCATCGTTCATCGCGACATCAAGCCCGCGAACCTCTTCCTCGCGCGCGGGCCGGGCGCGCTCGATCGCACGGTGAAGATCCTCGACTTCGGCATCGCCAAGCTCGCGCCCGACGCCTCGGTCGCGGGCGAGGCGGGCGAGATCACGGGGCTGACGCGCACGGGCAGCATGCTCGGATCGCCGCTCTACATGTCGCCGGAGCAGGCGCGCGGTCACAAGAACATCGACGCGCGCGCCGACATCTGGTCGCTCGGCGTCGTGCTCTACGCGGCCCTCGCGGGCCGGACGCCGCACCAGGACAACGACGCGCTCGGCGATCTCATCATCGCGATCTGCACCGAGCCCGCCCCGCCCGTCACGCAGCTCGCGCCCTGGGTGCCGCGCGAGGTGGCCGCGCTCGTGCACCGCGCGCTCTCGCTCGATCCCGCGGGCCGCTTCCAGAGCGCGGGGGAGATGCGCGCGGCGATCGGCGCGCTCTTGCCCGGCGGGTTCGCGATCCGCGAGGACATGCTCGTCCCCCTGCCCGAGGCGGAGCGCGCGAGCCGGCCGCACGCGATCGCCGCGCATACGGCGTCGACGTCGCCGAGCGCGTACACCATCTCCGACGAGCCCACGGCGCGCTATTCGGGGCCGTCGCTCGGCATCAGCACGGACACGCCGGCGGCGCTGCAGATGGGGCCGATTCCATCGTCGCCGCCGCCGGGCCCTCACGCCACCACCGTGCCCTCGCAGAGGTCGCGCGGCGGGGCGGGCCTGCTCGCCGCGGTCGCGCTCGTCGTGGCCGCGGGCGTCGGCGCCGCGACGTTCCTGATCACGGGGCGCTCCTCGCCCGCGCCGACGACTGCGCCCGCGAGCAACGCCATCGAGGCGCCCCCGCCCGAGCCTGCCGCCACCGCGCCCGCGCCGACGGCCGCGCCCGCGCCGACCACCGCGCCCGCCATCGCCACCGTGCCCGCTTCCGCTTCGGCCCTCGCGCCGGGCGCGCCCGGGCCCTCTGCTGCGCCCTTGCCGAGCGGGCGCGTCCCGGGCCCCATGCCTCGCCCCGCGAACTCCCCCGCTCGCCCGGCGGGCGCGAGCGACATCTACCTGGGGCGGTGA
- a CDS encoding TonB-dependent receptor domain-containing protein produces MLATVALAPASVARADGVADEAELHFQLGAGAYQRGEYTAALEHFMLSNRLAPNRRVVFNIARAFEQLRQYPDAYRYYVDALAGETDAVAIEGAKAAIARLQPNVAVLEVVTDPPGAMVFIDRKDLGSRGRAPRPLAVQPGSYRIIAELEGYEPAASEPVEAKLGASTRVSLSLVRIVGKVKVSVTGAPRAAVRVDDEGGPIACTAPCELSLSPGKHDLFFSGDGIWAPPRRVNVVAKRSSEVTVALRALTGSVLVHTEETGALVTVDDRPAGFTPTVLREVPAGRRKIRVSLRGHAPVERTITVKQGEEVDAGTFELVPLREVTAVSRYAERIDDAPSSVTILDGRELRAFGHPTIVESLRGVRGMSLSNDRAYASVAVRALGQPNDYGNRVLVLADGQALNDNILNSSYIGSDGRADLWDVERIEVVRGPGSLLYGAGAFSGVINMVTRSREEPSGVHVGVGSYDNAVLRGRGGFHLHFGKDRGVWASGWGAQSQGFDLEVPAVDGPSPRVVRGVEAFSSGGTAGRAYWGPATLQWLFHRRAQSTPTGAYQTELGNRRTTFGDTRMMLEARFEPQLSRSFQLLVRAHANHYTFDGLYAFEGGEDNVERFSGTWFGGEARLVYSPGPRLRVTVGGEAQWHPEATLLGHEVVNGVRAEDPYLHAERPYQFGAGYALGEWEPVKWLRLSGGVRVDVYSTFGAVFVPRGAVIVKPAPGGTLKLMGGRAFRAPSIYEQLYNDDGKSQVEALRGLKAEKIYSGEIEYTQRFLDDWAALVAAHGSYIEDLIETTPVVPPLVPGVDVVRYDNQGTPVLVVGADAEIRREWRRGWMLSAMYGYQRAQYLDDALENPRVPTVPEHLASFKGVVPIVPDLVSAGLRMTLEAPRLLTTGESTPANLVADVTVSGEIRQYGLRYVVGVYNVGDRRYETAVTDTFRTRTMPQNGRTFLIDIVGTYP; encoded by the coding sequence GTGCTCGCGACCGTGGCGCTCGCGCCCGCTTCCGTGGCTCGCGCGGACGGCGTCGCGGACGAGGCGGAGCTGCACTTTCAGCTCGGCGCGGGGGCGTATCAGCGGGGCGAGTACACCGCGGCGCTCGAGCACTTCATGCTCTCGAACCGCCTCGCGCCGAACCGCCGCGTCGTGTTCAACATCGCGCGCGCGTTCGAGCAGCTCAGGCAGTACCCCGACGCCTACCGCTACTACGTCGACGCGCTCGCGGGCGAGACGGACGCTGTCGCGATCGAGGGGGCGAAGGCGGCCATCGCGCGCCTTCAGCCCAACGTCGCCGTGCTCGAGGTGGTGACGGATCCGCCGGGGGCCATGGTCTTCATCGACCGCAAGGATCTCGGCTCTCGCGGACGCGCGCCGCGCCCGCTCGCCGTGCAGCCGGGCAGCTACCGCATCATCGCCGAGCTCGAGGGCTACGAGCCCGCCGCGAGCGAGCCGGTGGAGGCGAAGCTCGGCGCCTCGACGCGCGTGTCGCTGTCGCTCGTGCGCATCGTCGGCAAGGTGAAGGTCTCGGTGACGGGCGCGCCGCGCGCCGCCGTGCGCGTCGACGACGAGGGAGGACCCATCGCGTGCACGGCCCCGTGCGAGCTTTCGCTCTCGCCGGGCAAGCACGACCTCTTCTTCTCGGGCGACGGCATCTGGGCGCCGCCGCGCCGGGTGAACGTGGTCGCGAAGAGGTCGTCGGAGGTGACGGTCGCGCTGCGCGCGCTCACGGGCAGCGTCCTCGTGCACACGGAGGAGACGGGGGCGCTCGTGACCGTCGACGACAGGCCTGCGGGCTTCACGCCCACGGTGCTGCGCGAGGTGCCTGCGGGCCGGCGCAAGATCCGCGTGAGCCTGCGCGGACATGCGCCCGTCGAGCGGACCATCACGGTGAAGCAAGGCGAGGAGGTCGACGCGGGCACCTTCGAGCTCGTGCCGCTGCGCGAGGTGACGGCCGTCTCGCGCTACGCCGAGCGCATCGACGACGCGCCGAGCTCGGTGACCATCCTCGACGGCCGCGAGCTGCGCGCGTTCGGCCATCCGACGATCGTGGAGAGCCTGCGCGGCGTGCGCGGCATGTCGCTGTCGAACGACAGAGCCTACGCGTCGGTCGCGGTGCGCGCGCTCGGGCAGCCGAACGACTACGGCAACCGCGTGCTCGTGCTCGCGGACGGGCAGGCGCTGAACGACAACATCTTGAACAGCTCGTACATCGGCTCCGACGGGCGCGCGGACCTGTGGGACGTCGAGCGCATCGAGGTGGTGCGGGGGCCGGGCTCGCTGCTCTATGGCGCCGGCGCGTTCTCGGGGGTGATCAACATGGTGACCCGCTCGCGCGAGGAGCCCTCGGGCGTGCACGTGGGCGTCGGCAGCTACGACAACGCGGTCCTGCGCGGGCGGGGCGGGTTCCACCTGCATTTCGGCAAGGATCGCGGCGTGTGGGCGAGCGGGTGGGGCGCGCAATCGCAGGGGTTCGACCTCGAGGTGCCCGCGGTGGACGGGCCCTCGCCTAGGGTCGTGCGCGGGGTCGAGGCATTCTCGAGCGGGGGCACGGCGGGACGCGCGTACTGGGGCCCCGCGACGTTGCAATGGCTCTTCCACCGCCGCGCGCAATCGACGCCGACGGGCGCTTATCAGACCGAGCTCGGCAACAGGCGGACGACGTTCGGCGATACGCGCATGATGCTGGAGGCGCGCTTCGAGCCGCAGCTATCGCGCTCGTTCCAGCTCCTCGTGCGGGCGCACGCGAACCACTACACGTTCGACGGCCTGTACGCGTTCGAGGGCGGGGAGGACAACGTCGAGCGCTTCTCGGGCACGTGGTTCGGGGGCGAGGCGCGGCTCGTGTATTCGCCGGGGCCGCGGCTTCGCGTGACCGTGGGCGGCGAGGCGCAATGGCACCCGGAGGCGACGCTGCTCGGCCACGAGGTCGTGAACGGCGTGCGCGCGGAGGACCCCTACCTCCACGCGGAGCGGCCTTATCAGTTCGGCGCGGGCTATGCGCTCGGCGAGTGGGAGCCGGTCAAATGGCTCAGGCTCTCGGGCGGCGTGCGCGTCGACGTCTACAGCACGTTCGGGGCCGTGTTCGTGCCGCGCGGGGCCGTCATCGTCAAGCCCGCGCCGGGCGGCACGCTCAAGCTCATGGGCGGCCGCGCGTTCCGGGCGCCGAGCATCTACGAGCAGCTCTACAACGACGACGGCAAGAGCCAGGTCGAGGCGCTCCGGGGGCTCAAGGCGGAGAAGATCTATTCGGGGGAGATCGAATACACGCAGCGCTTCCTCGACGACTGGGCGGCGCTCGTCGCCGCGCACGGCAGCTACATCGAGGACCTCATCGAGACGACGCCCGTGGTCCCGCCGCTCGTGCCGGGCGTGGACGTGGTCCGGTACGACAACCAGGGCACGCCGGTGCTCGTCGTGGGCGCGGACGCCGAGATCCGGCGCGAATGGCGGCGGGGGTGGATGCTCTCGGCGATGTACGGCTATCAGCGCGCGCAATACCTCGACGACGCGCTCGAAAACCCGCGCGTGCCGACCGTGCCCGAGCACCTGGCGAGCTTCAAGGGCGTCGTGCCCATCGTGCCCGATCTCGTGTCGGCGGGCCTGCGCATGACGCTGGAGGCGCCGCGGCTGCTCACGACCGGCGAGAGCACCCCGGCAAACCTGGTGGCGGACGTGACCGTGTCCGGGGAAATCCGGCAATACGGGCTGCGCTACGTGGTAGGCGTGTACAACGTCGGCGACCGCAGATACGAGACGGCGGTCACGGATACCTTCCGGACGCGGACGATGCCGCAGAATGGAAGGACGTTCCTGATCGATATCGTGGGGACCTATCCTTAG
- a CDS encoding M16 family metallopeptidase, translating to MKKSIFTLTLALLLGAAPAALAEKQAPPPAATPKPFTVPATKDFTLSNGLAVTLVPFGAIPKVSIELSVRAGNVDEAENEQAIADLLGELLLEGTTTKTAEEIARGAAQMGGSVSASVGLNYTSIRGEALSDFAPDIVRLLADVALNPKLPASEVPRLTADLVRGVAQRKADPSDIADVKLYELLYAGHPYGRPLPTEATLKSHTAEKARAFYERLFGAKRAHLYVAGLFDLPRTEAAIREAFAGMRPLETRAEATPKAKTARAITLIDRPGAVQSVVAIATPAIDPAHPDALALEVANTLLGGYFGSRITANIREQKGYTYSPRSSITDLLKTSFWEQYAEITTNVTGPAIKEVFAEIDRMQAEPPAKAELAGVKSYMIGTFTLKLSSRFGIIGQLRRVDQHGLPREYLSTYVDRVLALKPEDVQRVTKQYIEDDKATIVIVGDRKQIEKQIAPFGKIQ from the coding sequence ATGAAAAAGAGCATCTTCACGCTGACCCTCGCCCTCTTGCTCGGCGCCGCCCCGGCCGCGCTCGCGGAGAAGCAGGCGCCGCCGCCCGCGGCCACGCCGAAGCCCTTCACGGTGCCTGCGACCAAGGATTTCACCTTGTCGAACGGGCTCGCGGTCACGCTGGTGCCGTTCGGCGCCATTCCGAAGGTGTCGATCGAGCTGTCGGTCCGCGCCGGCAACGTCGACGAGGCGGAGAACGAGCAAGCGATCGCGGACCTCCTGGGCGAGCTTTTGCTCGAGGGCACGACGACGAAGACCGCGGAGGAGATCGCGCGCGGGGCGGCGCAGATGGGCGGATCGGTCTCCGCCTCGGTGGGGCTCAATTACACGTCGATCCGGGGCGAGGCGCTCAGCGATTTCGCGCCCGACATCGTCCGGCTTCTCGCCGACGTCGCGCTGAATCCCAAGCTGCCGGCCTCCGAGGTGCCTCGCCTCACGGCCGATCTCGTGCGGGGCGTGGCGCAGCGAAAGGCGGATCCTTCCGACATCGCGGACGTGAAGCTCTACGAATTGCTCTATGCAGGCCACCCGTACGGCCGCCCCCTGCCGACGGAGGCGACCTTGAAGTCCCACACGGCCGAGAAGGCGCGCGCGTTTTACGAGCGGCTCTTCGGGGCCAAGCGCGCGCACCTGTACGTGGCCGGGCTCTTCGACCTGCCGCGCACGGAGGCGGCCATCCGCGAGGCCTTCGCAGGCATGCGCCCGCTCGAGACACGCGCCGAGGCCACGCCGAAGGCGAAGACGGCGCGCGCGATCACGCTCATCGACCGGCCGGGCGCGGTGCAATCGGTGGTGGCCATCGCCACGCCGGCGATCGATCCCGCCCACCCCGACGCGCTCGCGCTCGAGGTGGCCAATACGCTGCTGGGCGGCTATTTCGGCTCGCGCATCACGGCCAACATCCGCGAGCAGAAGGGCTACACGTACTCGCCCCGCAGCTCGATCACCGATCTGCTGAAGACCTCGTTCTGGGAGCAATACGCCGAGATCACGACGAACGTCACCGGCCCGGCCATCAAGGAGGTCTTCGCCGAGATCGACCGGATGCAGGCCGAGCCGCCCGCGAAGGCCGAGCTTGCCGGCGTGAAGAGCTACATGATCGGGACGTTCACCCTGAAGCTGTCGTCGCGCTTCGGGATCATCGGCCAGCTCCGGCGGGTCGACCAGCACGGGCTGCCCCGGGAGTATCTGTCGACCTACGTCGACCGGGTGCTCGCGCTGAAGCCCGAGGACGTGCAGCGGGTGACGAAGCAATACATCGAAGACGACAAGGCCACGATCGTGATCGTCGGCGACAGAAAGCAGATCGAGAAGCAGATCGCGCCGTTCGGCAAGATCCAGTGA
- a CDS encoding FAD-binding domain, with amino-acid sequence MKILISGAGIAGPTLAYWLSHHGFEPTLIERAPRLRTGGYVIDFWGLGFDVAERMGLLPELAREGYTVREVRFVDREGKKAGGFSSEVASRLAHGRYLSIPRGELAAAIHRKVSDRVETIFGDEISEITQTEDTVQVAFTRGGPREFDLVIGADGLHSGVRRLVFGEPSRFEKYLGYKVAAFEVAGYRPRDEEVYVLYTQVGQQVARFAMREDRTMFLFVFADEDCGDAGEGGLQSPKRLLRERFGASGWECSRILDAMEASGDIYFDRVSQIRMSEWTRGRVALVGDAAFCVSLLAGQGSALGMAGAYILAGELHRARGDHREAFSRYRQLFAPFIAKKQKAAERFAGSFAPKSALGLFVRNQVSRILSVPFVAELAMGSDLRDTLDLPAY; translated from the coding sequence ATGAAGATCCTCATCTCCGGCGCGGGAATCGCGGGCCCGACCCTGGCCTACTGGCTTTCGCATCACGGCTTCGAGCCCACGTTGATCGAGCGGGCGCCTCGATTGCGCACCGGCGGCTACGTCATCGATTTCTGGGGGCTCGGATTCGACGTCGCCGAGCGCATGGGCCTGTTGCCCGAGCTCGCCCGCGAAGGGTACACGGTCCGGGAAGTCCGGTTCGTGGACAGGGAGGGGAAAAAGGCGGGAGGGTTCTCGTCCGAGGTCGCCAGCAGGCTCGCGCACGGCCGCTACCTGAGCATCCCGCGAGGCGAGCTCGCCGCCGCCATCCACAGGAAGGTCAGCGATCGCGTCGAGACGATCTTCGGCGACGAGATCAGCGAGATCACGCAAACCGAAGACACCGTCCAGGTCGCCTTCACGCGCGGAGGACCACGCGAATTCGATCTGGTCATCGGCGCCGACGGGCTCCACTCCGGGGTCCGCCGGCTGGTCTTCGGGGAGCCGAGCCGGTTCGAGAAGTACCTCGGCTACAAGGTCGCCGCATTCGAGGTCGCTGGCTATCGCCCGCGGGACGAGGAGGTGTACGTCCTGTATACGCAGGTCGGCCAGCAGGTCGCGCGCTTCGCGATGCGCGAGGATCGCACGATGTTCCTCTTCGTGTTCGCCGACGAGGACTGCGGCGACGCCGGGGAGGGAGGGCTGCAATCGCCGAAGCGCTTGCTCCGGGAGCGGTTCGGGGCGAGCGGATGGGAATGCTCGCGCATCCTCGACGCCATGGAGGCGAGCGGCGACATCTATTTCGATCGCGTGAGCCAGATCCGGATGAGCGAGTGGACCCGAGGCCGCGTCGCATTGGTGGGCGACGCCGCGTTCTGCGTCTCGCTGCTGGCCGGCCAGGGCTCGGCGCTGGGGATGGCGGGGGCGTACATCCTGGCGGGCGAGCTGCATCGCGCCCGCGGAGATCACCGGGAGGCATTCTCGCGCTACAGACAGCTCTTCGCCCCCTTCATCGCGAAGAAGCAAAAGGCGGCGGAGCGCTTCGCGGGATCCTTCGCGCCGAAATCGGCGCTCGGGCTGTTCGTGCGCAATCAGGTGTCGCGCATCCTGTCCGTTCCCTTCGTCGCAGAGCTCGCCATGGGGAGCGATCTCAGGGACACGCTCGACCTGCCGGCGTATTGA
- a CDS encoding NAD(P)H-quinone oxidoreductase, with amino-acid sequence MRAIVIRSPGGPEVLELCDIPEPDPPYGHVRVRVQAAGVNRADLMQRAGHYPAPPGVPSDIPGLEYAGTVDAVGPGVARFSGGERVYGLVAGGAYAEKIVVHERETVAVPEGLSDEEAASVPEAFLTALDALLVRGHLAPGERVLVHAAGSGVGTAGIQIARALGCLVIGTSRTEDKLERCRSLGMDAGVVAEGGKFADKVIALSKGGVDVVLDLVGGAYLADTIASCAPRARIVAVGLTAGARAELDLGAVLRKRLEIVGTVMRARPLEEKIEAARLLDKTLGPWIARGVVKPVIDRVFALGDARDAHTYVASNASFGKVLLDARR; translated from the coding sequence ATGCGCGCCATCGTCATTCGCTCCCCCGGAGGGCCCGAGGTCCTCGAGCTCTGCGACATCCCCGAGCCCGATCCCCCCTACGGCCACGTGCGTGTGCGCGTGCAAGCCGCGGGCGTGAATCGGGCCGATCTCATGCAGCGGGCGGGCCACTATCCCGCCCCGCCCGGCGTGCCGTCCGACATCCCCGGGCTCGAATACGCCGGCACGGTCGACGCGGTGGGCCCGGGCGTCGCCCGTTTTTCGGGGGGCGAGCGCGTTTATGGCCTCGTCGCGGGCGGGGCCTATGCGGAGAAGATCGTCGTGCACGAGCGCGAGACCGTGGCCGTGCCCGAGGGGCTCTCCGACGAGGAGGCGGCGTCCGTGCCCGAGGCATTCCTCACGGCGCTCGACGCGCTGCTCGTGCGGGGCCACCTCGCGCCCGGCGAGCGCGTGCTCGTGCACGCGGCCGGCAGCGGGGTGGGCACGGCGGGCATTCAGATCGCGCGGGCGCTCGGCTGCCTGGTGATTGGCACGAGCCGCACCGAGGACAAGCTCGAGCGCTGCCGGAGCCTCGGCATGGACGCGGGCGTCGTGGCCGAGGGGGGCAAATTCGCGGACAAGGTGATCGCGCTGTCGAAGGGCGGGGTCGACGTGGTGCTCGACCTCGTGGGCGGGGCGTACCTCGCCGACACCATTGCCTCATGCGCGCCGCGCGCCCGGATCGTGGCCGTGGGATTGACGGCGGGGGCGCGGGCCGAGCTGGATCTCGGGGCCGTGTTGCGCAAGCGTCTCGAGATCGTGGGCACGGTGATGCGGGCGAGGCCGCTCGAGGAGAAGATCGAGGCCGCGCGGCTGCTCGACAAGACCCTCGGCCCCTGGATCGCGCGGGGCGTGGTGAAGCCCGTGATCGACCGCGTCTTCGCGCTCGGCGACGCGAGGGACGCGCACACCTACGTCGCGTCGAATGCGTCGTTCGGAAAGGTGCTTCTGGATGCGAGGCGGTGA
- a CDS encoding M16 family metallopeptidase: MQRRHGLSCALALALVALGCGASPPPPPDNPPPVKPAPVAVSKTNGRFTVPVSYHKLDNGLKVVLSRDTTAPIVALGVYYNIGFRIEPKDRTGFAHLFEHMMFQGSQNLGKMEFIHLVQNNGGVVNGSTRFDFTNYMEIFPAHSLRPILWAEADRMRGLAITQENLTNQQGVVKNEVKGNVLNRPYGGFPWLDMPQYANSNWYNAHNFYGELTDLDAATLDDVKKFFTTYYAPNNAVVAMTGDFDEAQALAWIREYFGKIPAAPQPKLPDIAEPRQEQEKRATKPDPLAPRPALAVGYHAPPRNTPAYYAMGLLDQILLQGDDSRLHQALVQKRGLTDSVWGGINVGLGNMFNVSGPTLWVASLIHDPDKPSSAILEAMDPEIEKLRAAPVDKATLDLALVKMRSALYDQIEGFYGFGRVDLLASFALFDDDPERINRLEDEFRKVTPEILHETAKEWLRPTNRTVLVVEPKPAAAEPAKDDKKPAAKDDKKKPAAPKPSAGGKK; this comes from the coding sequence ATGCAACGCCGTCATGGTCTTTCCTGTGCGCTCGCGCTCGCCCTCGTGGCGCTCGGCTGCGGCGCCTCCCCGCCGCCTCCGCCTGACAATCCGCCGCCCGTGAAGCCCGCGCCGGTGGCGGTGTCCAAGACAAATGGCCGGTTCACGGTCCCGGTGAGCTACCACAAGCTCGACAATGGCTTGAAGGTCGTGCTCTCGCGCGACACCACCGCGCCCATCGTGGCCCTGGGCGTCTATTACAACATCGGCTTCCGCATCGAGCCCAAGGACCGCACCGGGTTCGCGCACCTGTTCGAGCACATGATGTTCCAGGGGTCGCAGAACCTCGGCAAGATGGAGTTCATCCACCTCGTCCAGAACAACGGCGGCGTGGTGAACGGCTCGACCCGCTTCGATTTCACCAATTACATGGAGATCTTCCCCGCCCATTCACTCCGGCCCATCCTCTGGGCCGAGGCCGACCGGATGCGGGGGCTCGCGATCACGCAGGAGAACCTGACCAACCAGCAGGGCGTCGTGAAGAACGAGGTGAAGGGCAACGTGTTGAACCGCCCCTATGGCGGCTTCCCGTGGCTCGACATGCCCCAGTACGCGAACTCGAACTGGTACAACGCCCACAACTTCTATGGCGAGCTGACCGATCTCGACGCGGCCACGCTCGACGACGTGAAGAAGTTCTTCACGACGTACTACGCCCCCAACAACGCGGTGGTCGCGATGACGGGCGATTTCGACGAGGCGCAGGCGCTGGCCTGGATCCGCGAGTATTTCGGCAAGATCCCCGCTGCCCCGCAGCCGAAGCTCCCCGACATCGCCGAGCCCCGGCAGGAGCAGGAGAAGCGCGCGACGAAGCCCGATCCGCTCGCCCCGCGCCCGGCGCTGGCCGTGGGCTACCACGCGCCGCCCCGCAATACGCCTGCGTATTACGCGATGGGCCTGCTCGATCAGATCCTCCTCCAGGGCGACGACAGCCGCTTGCACCAGGCCCTCGTGCAGAAGCGCGGGCTGACGGACAGCGTGTGGGGCGGCATCAACGTGGGGCTCGGGAACATGTTCAACGTGTCCGGACCGACGCTGTGGGTGGCGAGCCTGATCCACGACCCCGACAAACCGTCGAGCGCCATTCTCGAGGCGATGGATCCCGAGATCGAGAAGCTGCGCGCGGCGCCGGTGGACAAGGCGACGCTCGACCTCGCGCTCGTGAAGATGCGCTCCGCGCTCTACGACCAGATCGAGGGCTTCTACGGCTTCGGCCGGGTGGATCTGCTCGCGAGCTTCGCGCTCTTCGACGACGATCCGGAGCGGATCAACCGGCTCGAGGACGAGTTCCGCAAGGTGACGCCCGAGATCCTGCACGAGACGGCCAAGGAATGGCTGCGCCCGACGAACCGCACGGTGCTGGTCGTCGAGCCGAAGCCCGCCGCAGCCGAGCCCGCGAAGGACGACAAGAAGCCCGCCGCGAAGGACGACAAGAAAAAGCCCGCCGCCCCGAAGCCGAGCGCCGGAGGGAAGAAATGA